One part of the Phacochoerus africanus isolate WHEZ1 chromosome 7, ROS_Pafr_v1, whole genome shotgun sequence genome encodes these proteins:
- the C7H12orf4 gene encoding protein C12orf4 homolog isoform X2, translated as MKKNRERFCNREREFVYKFRVGSQGFELRVPLRFPVQENAGHLHGRLMLLHNLPCFIEKDLKEALSQFIEEESLRDYDRDAEAALEAVKSGEVDLHQLATTWAKAYTETTLEHARPEEPSWDEDFADVYHDLIHSPASETLLNLEHNYFVSISELIGERDVELKKLRERQGIEMEKVMQELGKSLTDQDVNSLAAQHFESQQDLENKWSNELKQSTAIQKQEYQEWVIKLHQDLKNPNNSSLSEEIKVQPSQFRESAEANGRIYEEQRKLEESFTIHLGAQLKTMHNLRLLRADMLDFCKHRRNHRSGVKLHRLQTALSLYSTSLCGLVLLVDNRINSYSGIKRDFATVCQECTDFHFPRIEEQLEVVQQVVLYARTQRRSKLKESHESGNRNGGSDDKSKIAERNYLNILPGEFYITRHSNLSEIHVAFHLCVDDNVKSGNITARDPAIMGLRNILKVCCTHDITTISIPLLLVHDMSEEMTIPWCLRRAELVFKCVKGFMMEMASWDGGISRTVQFLVPQSISEEMFYQLSNMLPQIFRVSSTLTLTSKH; from the exons atgaagaaaaacagagaaagattcTGCAACAGAGAGAGGGAATTTGTGTATAAATTCAGAGTGGGAAGTCAGGGCTTCGAACTGAGGGTACCCCTCAGATTTCCTGTTCAAGAGAATGCCGGTCATTTACATGGACGTTTGATGCTGCTGCACAACTTACCGTGCTTTATAGAAAAag ACTTAAAAGAAGCTCTGAGCCAGTTTATAGAAGAAGAATCCCTCAGAGATTATGACCGAGATGCTGAAGCAGCTCTGGAAGCCGTGAAGTCTGGGGAAGTGGATTTACATCAGCTGGCAACTACATGGGCCAAAGCTTATACGGAG ACCACATTAGAGCACGCGAGGCCAGAAGAGCCCAGCTGGGATGAAGATTTTGCAGATGTGTACCACGACCTAATCCATTCTCCCGCCTCTGAAACCCTCCTAAATTTGGAACACAATTACTTTGTTAGTATCTCAGAACTGATTGGCGAAAGAGATGTGGAGCTGAAAAAATTGCGAGAGAG ACAAGGTATTGAAATGGAAAAAGTGATGCAGGAGTTGGGAAAATCACTGACAGATCAAGATGTAAATTCATTGGCAGCTCAACATTTCGAGTCCCAGCAA GACTTAGAAAATAAATGGTCCAATGAACTAAAACAATCCACTGCCATTCAAAAGCAAGAGTATCAGGAATGGGTGATAAAACTTCATCAGGACCTAAAAAACCCCAATAACAGCTCCCTCAG tgaGGAAATTAAAGTTCAACCAAGTCAGTTCAGAGAATCTGCTGAAGCAAATGGAAGGATTTATGAGGAACAGAGAAAGTTGGAAGAAAGTTTTACCATTCACTTAG GAGCCCAGTTGAAGACCATGCATAATCTGAGGCTGCTGAGAGCAGATATGCTGGATTTCTGTAAGCACAGGAGGAACCACCGAAGTGGCGTGAAGCTCCACCGACTCCAGACAGCACTGTCACTTTATTCCACGTCCCTCTGTGGCCTGGTGTTGCTGGTTGATAATCGAATCAATTCATATAGTGGTATTAAAAGAG ATTTTGCCACAGTTTGCCAAGAATGCACTGACTTTCATTTTCCCCGAATTGAAGAGCAGCTGGAGGTCGTCCAGCAGGTGGTCCTTTATGCCAGAACCCAGCGCAGGAGCAAGTTGAAAGAATCACACG AGTCTGGAAACCGAAATGGAGGAAGTGACGATAAGTCGAAGATTGCGGAGAGAAACTACTTAAATATTTTACCTG GAGAATTTTACATCACTCGGCATTCGAACCTCTCGGAAATACATGTTGCTTTCCATCTTTGTGTGGATGACAATGTGAAATCAGGGAACATCACTGCTCGCGACCCTGCCATCATGGGACTCCGAAACATACTCAAGGTTTGCTGTACCCATGACATCACAACCATAAGTATTCCTCTCCTGCTGGTGCATGATATGTCAGAG gaaatgACTATACCGTGGTGCTTAAGGAGAGCAGAACTTGTGTTTAAGTGTGTCAAAG GTTTCATGATGGAAATGGCCTCATGGGATGGAGGAATTTCTAGAACAGTGCAATTTCTGGTACCACAG AGCATTTCTGAAGAAATGTTTTATCAACTTAGTAACATGCTTCCCCAGATCTTCCGCGTATCGTCAACACTGACCCTGACCTCTAAGCACTAG
- the C7H12orf4 gene encoding protein C12orf4 homolog isoform X1, whose amino-acid sequence MSNMFCSVEVLKKKMKKNRERFCNREREFVYKFRVGSQGFELRVPLRFPVQENAGHLHGRLMLLHNLPCFIEKDLKEALSQFIEEESLRDYDRDAEAALEAVKSGEVDLHQLATTWAKAYTETTLEHARPEEPSWDEDFADVYHDLIHSPASETLLNLEHNYFVSISELIGERDVELKKLRERQGIEMEKVMQELGKSLTDQDVNSLAAQHFESQQDLENKWSNELKQSTAIQKQEYQEWVIKLHQDLKNPNNSSLSEEIKVQPSQFRESAEANGRIYEEQRKLEESFTIHLGAQLKTMHNLRLLRADMLDFCKHRRNHRSGVKLHRLQTALSLYSTSLCGLVLLVDNRINSYSGIKRDFATVCQECTDFHFPRIEEQLEVVQQVVLYARTQRRSKLKESHESGNRNGGSDDKSKIAERNYLNILPGEFYITRHSNLSEIHVAFHLCVDDNVKSGNITARDPAIMGLRNILKVCCTHDITTISIPLLLVHDMSEEMTIPWCLRRAELVFKCVKGFMMEMASWDGGISRTVQFLVPQSISEEMFYQLSNMLPQIFRVSSTLTLTSKH is encoded by the exons ATGAGCAACATGTTCTG TTCTGTAGAAGTcctgaaaaagaagatgaagaaaaacagagaaagattcTGCAACAGAGAGAGGGAATTTGTGTATAAATTCAGAGTGGGAAGTCAGGGCTTCGAACTGAGGGTACCCCTCAGATTTCCTGTTCAAGAGAATGCCGGTCATTTACATGGACGTTTGATGCTGCTGCACAACTTACCGTGCTTTATAGAAAAag ACTTAAAAGAAGCTCTGAGCCAGTTTATAGAAGAAGAATCCCTCAGAGATTATGACCGAGATGCTGAAGCAGCTCTGGAAGCCGTGAAGTCTGGGGAAGTGGATTTACATCAGCTGGCAACTACATGGGCCAAAGCTTATACGGAG ACCACATTAGAGCACGCGAGGCCAGAAGAGCCCAGCTGGGATGAAGATTTTGCAGATGTGTACCACGACCTAATCCATTCTCCCGCCTCTGAAACCCTCCTAAATTTGGAACACAATTACTTTGTTAGTATCTCAGAACTGATTGGCGAAAGAGATGTGGAGCTGAAAAAATTGCGAGAGAG ACAAGGTATTGAAATGGAAAAAGTGATGCAGGAGTTGGGAAAATCACTGACAGATCAAGATGTAAATTCATTGGCAGCTCAACATTTCGAGTCCCAGCAA GACTTAGAAAATAAATGGTCCAATGAACTAAAACAATCCACTGCCATTCAAAAGCAAGAGTATCAGGAATGGGTGATAAAACTTCATCAGGACCTAAAAAACCCCAATAACAGCTCCCTCAG tgaGGAAATTAAAGTTCAACCAAGTCAGTTCAGAGAATCTGCTGAAGCAAATGGAAGGATTTATGAGGAACAGAGAAAGTTGGAAGAAAGTTTTACCATTCACTTAG GAGCCCAGTTGAAGACCATGCATAATCTGAGGCTGCTGAGAGCAGATATGCTGGATTTCTGTAAGCACAGGAGGAACCACCGAAGTGGCGTGAAGCTCCACCGACTCCAGACAGCACTGTCACTTTATTCCACGTCCCTCTGTGGCCTGGTGTTGCTGGTTGATAATCGAATCAATTCATATAGTGGTATTAAAAGAG ATTTTGCCACAGTTTGCCAAGAATGCACTGACTTTCATTTTCCCCGAATTGAAGAGCAGCTGGAGGTCGTCCAGCAGGTGGTCCTTTATGCCAGAACCCAGCGCAGGAGCAAGTTGAAAGAATCACACG AGTCTGGAAACCGAAATGGAGGAAGTGACGATAAGTCGAAGATTGCGGAGAGAAACTACTTAAATATTTTACCTG GAGAATTTTACATCACTCGGCATTCGAACCTCTCGGAAATACATGTTGCTTTCCATCTTTGTGTGGATGACAATGTGAAATCAGGGAACATCACTGCTCGCGACCCTGCCATCATGGGACTCCGAAACATACTCAAGGTTTGCTGTACCCATGACATCACAACCATAAGTATTCCTCTCCTGCTGGTGCATGATATGTCAGAG gaaatgACTATACCGTGGTGCTTAAGGAGAGCAGAACTTGTGTTTAAGTGTGTCAAAG GTTTCATGATGGAAATGGCCTCATGGGATGGAGGAATTTCTAGAACAGTGCAATTTCTGGTACCACAG AGCATTTCTGAAGAAATGTTTTATCAACTTAGTAACATGCTTCCCCAGATCTTCCGCGTATCGTCAACACTGACCCTGACCTCTAAGCACTAG
- the LOC125131611 gene encoding NADH dehydrogenase [ubiquinone] 1 alpha subcomplex subunit 12-like yields the protein MMIQNKKKNKVGEQSWGTKLISRFTSLPSSNNHYSAALAKEWTVGLAQVLKRGLQQVSGPGGLRGSLQVLFRADEARVGTRVGEGKYGNKYHEDSKQFFGHHRWVVHTTEMNGKNTFWEVDGSMVPPEWHLWLHCMIDDPPTTRPPTAHKFIWTNHKFNVSGTPQQYVPYSTIAKKIQEWDPPSTPYK from the exons ATGATGAT tcaaaacaagaaaaagaacaaagttggggAACAAAGTTGGGGAACAAAGTTGATTTCAAGATTTACAAGCTTACCAAGCTCTAATAACCACTACAGTGCAGCGTTAGCCAAAGAATGGACTGTGGGGTTGGCGCAGGTCCTGAAGCGCGGGCTGCAGCAGGTCAGCGGCCCCGGCGGCCTCCGCGGCTCTCTACAGGTTCTCTTCAGGGCAGATGAGGCGAGAGTTGGTACACGAGTAGGGGAAGGCAAATATGGAAACAAATACCATGAAGACAGCAAGCAGTTTTTTGGCCATCACCGATGGGTTGTACATACTACTGAGATGAATGGCAAAAACACATTCTGGGAGGTAGATGGAAGCATGGTGCCCCCTGAATGGCATCTCTGGCTTCACTGTATGATTGATGATCCTCCAACAACCAGACCACCTACTGCTCATAAATTTATTTGGACAAACCATAAATTCAATGTGAGTGGCACTCCACAGCAATATGTACCTTATTCCACCATTGCAAAGAAGATTCAGGAGTGGGACCCACCTTCAACACCTTACaagtaa